A single region of the Solwaraspora sp. WMMD406 genome encodes:
- a CDS encoding HAD family hydrolase, with protein MGRSAAFFDLDKTVIAKSSALAFGRPFYRDGLITRRDVVKSAYAQLMFRLGGTDEQTMARTRDYLAALCKGWQVEQVRQIVAETLHELINPYVYAEAAALIEEHQNAGRDVVLVSASGEEMVRPIGELLGITDVIATRMAVENGRYSGEIEFYAAGTSKADGVIELAEQRGYQLADCYAYSDSYTDVPMLECVGHPTAVNPDRQLRKLATEQGWPVLAFRHPVPLGRRLRERPAVPVAAAALSVGVGVAIGIAWYGRHRRARASST; from the coding sequence GTGGGCCGCAGCGCCGCTTTCTTTGACCTCGACAAGACCGTGATCGCCAAGTCCAGCGCCTTGGCGTTCGGCCGGCCTTTCTACCGCGACGGCTTGATCACCAGACGGGACGTGGTCAAGTCCGCGTACGCCCAGCTGATGTTCCGGCTCGGCGGCACCGACGAGCAGACCATGGCCCGCACCCGCGACTACCTCGCGGCCCTGTGCAAGGGATGGCAGGTGGAGCAGGTCCGCCAGATCGTCGCCGAAACCCTGCACGAGCTGATCAACCCGTACGTGTACGCCGAGGCCGCCGCACTGATCGAGGAACACCAGAACGCCGGCCGGGACGTCGTGCTGGTCTCCGCCTCCGGCGAGGAGATGGTCCGGCCGATCGGCGAGCTGCTCGGCATCACCGACGTGATCGCCACCCGGATGGCGGTGGAGAACGGCCGATACAGCGGTGAAATCGAATTCTACGCGGCCGGCACCTCCAAGGCGGACGGCGTCATCGAGCTGGCGGAGCAGCGCGGATACCAACTGGCCGACTGCTACGCCTATTCGGATTCGTACACCGATGTCCCGATGCTCGAATGCGTCGGGCACCCCACCGCGGTCAACCCTGACCGTCAGCTCCGCAAGCTGGCCACCGAACAGGGCTGGCCGGTGCTGGCCTTCCGCCACCCCGTACCGCTCGGCCGCCGGCTGCGCGAACGACCGGCCGTTCCGGTCGCGGCCGCCGCGTTGAGCGTCGGCGTCGGGGTCGCCATCGGGATCGCCTGGTACGGGCGGCACCGCCGGGCCCGCGCCAGCTCCACCTGA
- a CDS encoding immune inhibitor A domain-containing protein, which produces MGMLTVSLASGMGFALPATAMAAPPVEAPAVAPSLDVAPSIDDLPNPLGEKRRELRERAVSDVVSGRITPERRGASTVAKVGETSGAGLAGRAAGGAKASTDQYVELERETTDRIFVILAEFGNERHPSYPDVDSNPDWPGPARFDGPLHNEIPEPDRSVDNTTIWRADYSADYYQQLYFGAGEGVESVKTYYETQSSGRYSVDGTVTDWVKVRYNEARYGRDLCGSNVCSNVWQLIRDAANQWVADQRALGRTDEEINAELREFDKWDRYDHDGDGDFNEPDGYLDHFQIVHAGGDQADRDPWQGEDAIWSHRWYAFGSDIGLTGPEQNPLGGTQVGDSGLWIGDYTIQPENGGLSVFVHEYAHDLGLPDDYDTSGGGDNNNEHWTLMAQSRLGAAGDGGIGERPGDLGAWNKLQLGWLDYEVVVAGQKRTLHLGPQEYNTKRAQAVVVVLPKKEVTTELGEPFAGDFQYFSGNEDDLSNTMTREFDLTGSSTAALSMKARYDIEDDYDYLYFQASSDGGASWTSLDGTINGTPFGTDGSGTPAIDSSTGGAWVDINVPLDAYAGDTMLLRFLYRTDGAVAYGGFFGDEIVVTADGSPIFTDGAEGDGGWTTGGWSTVGSSVTGEYDNYYIAGHRSYVSYDKYLETGPYYFGYSNPDWVDHYAYQEGLLISYWDTSQVDNNTNVHPGEGRNLYIDSRPRPMYNLTGAPWRARVQVYDAPFSLEKADSFTLHINDQPQYIRGQAAAPVFDDTKKYFYEELPNHGVKLPAVGVKIRVVSVDGTTMKIRIS; this is translated from the coding sequence GTGGGAATGCTCACCGTGTCGCTCGCCTCAGGGATGGGCTTTGCTCTGCCCGCGACAGCGATGGCGGCACCGCCGGTGGAAGCACCAGCGGTGGCTCCTTCCCTGGACGTAGCGCCGAGCATCGACGACCTGCCCAACCCACTCGGCGAGAAGCGTCGTGAGCTACGCGAACGCGCGGTGAGCGACGTGGTCAGCGGACGGATCACGCCGGAACGTCGCGGCGCGAGCACCGTCGCCAAGGTCGGCGAGACCAGTGGCGCTGGTCTCGCCGGACGCGCGGCCGGCGGCGCGAAAGCCTCCACGGACCAGTACGTCGAGCTGGAGCGCGAGACCACCGACCGGATCTTCGTGATCCTGGCCGAGTTCGGCAACGAGCGTCACCCCAGCTACCCGGACGTCGACAGCAACCCCGACTGGCCGGGTCCGGCGCGTTTCGACGGCCCGCTGCACAACGAGATCCCCGAGCCGGACCGCTCGGTGGACAACACCACCATCTGGCGCGCCGACTACTCGGCCGATTACTACCAGCAGCTGTACTTCGGCGCTGGCGAAGGTGTCGAATCGGTCAAGACCTACTACGAGACCCAGTCGTCCGGTCGGTACAGCGTGGACGGCACCGTCACCGACTGGGTGAAGGTCCGCTACAACGAGGCCCGGTACGGTCGGGACCTGTGCGGCAGCAACGTCTGCAGCAACGTGTGGCAGCTGATCCGCGACGCCGCCAACCAGTGGGTGGCCGACCAGCGGGCGCTCGGACGCACCGACGAGGAGATCAACGCCGAACTGCGCGAGTTCGACAAGTGGGACCGGTACGACCACGACGGTGACGGCGACTTCAACGAGCCGGACGGCTACCTCGACCACTTCCAGATCGTGCACGCCGGCGGCGACCAGGCCGACCGCGACCCGTGGCAGGGTGAGGACGCCATCTGGAGCCACCGCTGGTACGCCTTCGGCAGCGACATCGGCCTGACCGGCCCGGAGCAGAACCCGCTCGGCGGTACGCAGGTCGGCGACAGTGGCCTGTGGATCGGTGACTACACCATCCAGCCCGAGAACGGCGGACTGAGCGTCTTCGTCCACGAGTACGCCCACGACCTTGGTCTGCCGGACGACTACGACACCTCCGGCGGCGGGGACAACAACAACGAGCACTGGACGCTGATGGCGCAGAGCCGCCTCGGTGCCGCCGGCGACGGCGGTATCGGCGAACGGCCGGGTGACCTCGGTGCCTGGAACAAGCTGCAACTCGGCTGGCTCGACTACGAGGTTGTGGTCGCCGGTCAGAAACGCACGCTGCACCTCGGTCCGCAGGAGTACAACACCAAGCGCGCCCAAGCGGTGGTCGTGGTCCTGCCCAAGAAGGAGGTCACCACCGAACTCGGTGAGCCGTTCGCCGGCGACTTCCAGTACTTCTCCGGCAACGAAGACGACCTGAGCAACACGATGACCCGGGAGTTCGACCTGACCGGGTCGTCCACGGCGGCGCTGTCCATGAAGGCCCGGTACGACATCGAGGACGACTACGACTACCTGTACTTCCAGGCGTCCTCCGATGGCGGCGCGAGCTGGACGTCGCTGGACGGCACGATCAACGGCACCCCGTTCGGCACCGACGGCAGTGGCACTCCGGCGATCGACAGCTCGACCGGCGGCGCCTGGGTCGACATCAACGTGCCGCTGGACGCCTACGCCGGCGACACGATGCTGCTGCGGTTCCTCTACCGCACCGACGGTGCGGTGGCGTACGGCGGCTTCTTCGGTGACGAGATCGTCGTGACCGCCGACGGCTCCCCGATCTTCACCGACGGCGCCGAAGGCGACGGCGGCTGGACGACCGGCGGCTGGAGCACCGTCGGGTCCAGCGTGACCGGCGAGTACGACAACTACTACATCGCCGGGCACCGCTCGTACGTGTCCTACGACAAGTACCTGGAGACCGGCCCGTACTACTTCGGGTACAGCAACCCCGACTGGGTGGACCACTACGCCTACCAGGAGGGTCTGCTGATCTCCTACTGGGACACCTCCCAGGTCGACAACAACACCAACGTGCACCCGGGTGAGGGCCGCAACCTCTACATCGACTCGCGGCCACGACCGATGTACAACCTGACCGGCGCGCCGTGGCGGGCCAGGGTCCAGGTGTACGACGCGCCGTTCAGCCTGGAGAAGGCCGACTCGTTCACGTTGCACATCAACGACCAGCCGCAGTACATCCGTGGCCAAGCCGCTGCGCCGGTGTTCGACGACACCAAGAAGTACTTCTACGAGGAACTGCCGAACCACGGGGTCAAGCTGCCCGCGGTCGGCGTCAAGATCCGCGTGGTGTCCGTCGACGGCACCACGATGAAGATCAGGATCTCCTGA
- a CDS encoding oxidoreductase produces the protein MTETDPLAPLLDLADVRPALDRAREQVDQALRHRALRRHGGRVAAEMSLRAAVASAALEGHGYPLAEVRAGTVTDPVVQGALRVAEAVPHLCDRWPRAPRQVLARLHVLAASDLVGVDRLGRPVEAEPVAPRIDGLAGLITGGTSVPPLLLAAVVHAELLTLRPFAGPGGVVARAAARLTLIAAGSDPRGLLAVEVGHQEREPEYVGSAGAYATGTADGVRSWLRHYLTAVEVGAARLTEVADEALAAA, from the coding sequence GTGACCGAGACCGATCCGCTGGCCCCCCTGCTCGACCTCGCCGACGTGCGGCCCGCCTTGGATCGGGCCCGTGAGCAGGTCGACCAGGCGTTGCGGCATCGCGCGCTGCGCCGCCACGGCGGCCGGGTCGCCGCCGAGATGAGTCTGCGGGCGGCGGTGGCCAGCGCGGCGTTGGAAGGCCACGGGTACCCGCTCGCCGAGGTCCGGGCCGGCACCGTCACCGATCCGGTCGTACAGGGCGCGTTGCGAGTCGCCGAGGCGGTGCCGCACCTGTGCGACCGGTGGCCGCGCGCGCCGCGCCAGGTCTTGGCGCGGCTGCACGTGCTGGCCGCCAGCGACCTGGTGGGGGTCGATCGACTCGGTCGTCCCGTCGAGGCCGAGCCGGTGGCGCCGCGTATCGACGGCCTGGCCGGCCTGATCACGGGCGGCACGTCGGTGCCGCCGCTGCTGCTCGCGGCGGTGGTGCACGCCGAGCTGCTGACCCTGCGCCCGTTCGCCGGGCCGGGCGGCGTCGTGGCGAGGGCCGCCGCCCGGCTCACGCTGATCGCCGCCGGCTCCGATCCGCGTGGGCTGCTCGCGGTCGAGGTCGGCCATCAGGAGCGGGAGCCGGAGTACGTGGGTTCGGCCGGGGCGTACGCCACCGGTACCGCCGACGGGGTGCGGTCCTGGCTGCGGCACTACCTGACCGCCGTCGAGGTGGGCGCGGCCCGGTTGACGGAGGTGGCCGACGAGGCGTTGGCCGCCGCCTGA
- the ssd gene encoding septum site-determining protein Ssd has product MPPSTSIDHPRRLPLVVTADEALLDDLLRLAALAGTEVDLAADPIAARSRHSSAPLVLLGADQAEPFLRARLPRRARLIVVCRAGQDHVWQLAEPLGAEHVAILPAAEPWLVDRFADHDGTATAPGPIVGVVGGRGGAGASVLAGGLAATAARRGLRSLLVDADPLGGGLDLVLGWEQLDGLRWPALADSDGRIDPTALVGALPTRGDLGLLSWDRGEPLPLPAGTMTAALDAARRERDLVVVDLPRRPDEAALAALHATDQVFVVVPAELRATAAAARVVAGIRPHCAELSLIVRGPAPGRLRAREIARSLDLPLTGTLQPEPRISRGLERGESPGAVGRGALAELCQRIVSRLVDAPAQAAR; this is encoded by the coding sequence ATGCCCCCGTCCACCAGCATCGACCACCCCCGACGCCTGCCCCTGGTGGTCACCGCTGACGAGGCGCTCCTCGACGACCTGCTACGGCTGGCCGCCCTCGCCGGCACCGAGGTCGACCTCGCGGCCGACCCGATCGCCGCCCGGTCCCGGCACAGCAGCGCCCCGCTCGTCCTGCTCGGCGCCGACCAGGCCGAGCCGTTCCTGCGCGCCCGGCTGCCCCGCCGCGCCCGGCTGATCGTGGTCTGCCGGGCGGGCCAGGACCACGTCTGGCAGCTCGCCGAACCGCTCGGCGCCGAGCATGTGGCGATACTGCCGGCCGCCGAACCCTGGCTGGTCGACCGCTTCGCCGACCACGACGGCACCGCCACGGCACCGGGTCCGATCGTCGGCGTCGTGGGCGGTCGGGGCGGTGCTGGTGCCAGCGTCCTGGCCGGCGGGCTGGCCGCCACCGCCGCCCGACGCGGACTACGCAGCCTGCTGGTCGACGCGGACCCGCTCGGCGGCGGCTTGGACCTGGTCCTCGGGTGGGAACAACTCGACGGACTGCGCTGGCCGGCCCTCGCCGACAGCGACGGGCGGATCGACCCGACCGCCCTGGTCGGTGCGCTGCCCACCCGAGGCGACCTCGGCCTGCTCTCCTGGGATCGCGGCGAGCCTCTGCCGTTGCCGGCCGGCACGATGACCGCCGCGCTCGACGCCGCCCGCCGGGAACGCGACCTCGTGGTGGTGGATCTGCCGCGCCGCCCGGACGAGGCTGCCCTGGCCGCCCTGCACGCGACCGACCAGGTCTTCGTCGTGGTGCCGGCGGAACTGCGCGCCACCGCAGCGGCGGCCCGGGTCGTCGCCGGCATCCGCCCGCACTGCGCCGAGCTGTCGCTGATCGTCCGAGGACCCGCCCCCGGTCGGCTCCGGGCCCGCGAGATCGCCCGATCCCTGGATCTACCGCTGACCGGGACGTTGCAACCCGAGCCACGGATCAGTCGAGGTCTGGAACGCGGCGAGTCGCCGGGCGCGGTCGGTCGGGGCGCTCTCGCCGAACTCTGTCAGCGGATCGTCAGCCGGCTCGTGGACGCCCCGGCTCAGGCTGCGCGATGA
- the acs gene encoding acetate--CoA ligase has translation MSETLENLLQESRRFEPPAELAGAANVTAAAYDTAAADRLAFWADQARRLHWAKEWDQVLDWSNPPFAKWFVGGQLNVAYNCLDRHVEAGLGDRVAIHWEGEPGDTRTITYAELHQMTCQAANALTDLGVTAGDRVAIYLPMIPEAAVAMLACARIGATHNVVFGGFSVDALSGRVQDASAKVIITADGGYRRGKPSALKPTVDDAVAQCPSVEHVLVVRRTGEDVAWTDKDHWWHETVEKASATHEARSFDAEHPLFILYTSGTTAKPKGILHTTGGYLTQASYTHHAVFDLKPETDVYWCTADIGWVTGHSYIVYGPLSNGATQLMYEGTPDTPHKGRFWELVQKYKISIIYTAPTLIRTMMKWGEDIPAGYDLSSLRLLGSVGEPINPEAWMWYREHIGGGRCPIVDTWWQTETGAVMISPLPGVTATKPGSAMTPLPGISADVVDDQGASVPDGGGGYLVLREPWPSMLRTIWGDDQRFIDTYWSRFDTMYFAGDGAKKDTDGHIWLLGRVDDVMLVSGHNISTTEVESALVSHPAVAEAAVVGATDPTTGQAIVAFTIPRGSADVAGEAGETLIKELRDHVARTLGPIAKPRQIMLVPELPKTRSGKIMRRLLRDVAENRSLGDVTTLQDSTVMDLISSGMQGTKSDED, from the coding sequence ATGAGCGAAACACTGGAGAACCTGCTTCAGGAGAGTCGACGGTTCGAGCCGCCGGCCGAACTGGCCGGGGCGGCCAACGTCACCGCGGCCGCCTACGACACCGCCGCCGCCGACCGGCTCGCCTTCTGGGCGGACCAGGCCCGCCGGCTGCACTGGGCCAAGGAGTGGGACCAGGTGCTGGACTGGTCCAACCCGCCGTTCGCCAAGTGGTTCGTCGGCGGTCAGCTCAACGTCGCGTACAACTGTCTCGACCGCCACGTCGAAGCCGGACTCGGCGACCGGGTCGCCATCCACTGGGAGGGCGAGCCCGGCGACACCCGCACCATCACCTACGCCGAGCTGCACCAGATGACCTGCCAGGCCGCCAACGCGCTGACCGACCTCGGCGTGACGGCCGGTGACCGGGTGGCGATCTACCTGCCGATGATCCCGGAGGCGGCGGTCGCGATGCTGGCCTGCGCGCGGATCGGCGCCACCCACAACGTGGTTTTCGGCGGCTTCTCCGTCGACGCGCTCTCCGGCCGGGTGCAGGACGCCTCCGCCAAGGTGATCATCACGGCGGACGGCGGCTACCGCCGGGGCAAGCCGTCGGCGCTCAAACCGACCGTCGACGACGCGGTCGCCCAGTGCCCGTCGGTCGAGCACGTGCTGGTGGTCCGCCGTACCGGCGAGGACGTCGCCTGGACCGACAAGGATCACTGGTGGCACGAGACGGTGGAGAAGGCCAGCGCCACGCACGAGGCGCGGTCGTTCGACGCCGAGCACCCGCTGTTCATCCTCTACACCAGCGGCACCACGGCCAAGCCTAAGGGAATCCTGCACACCACCGGCGGTTACCTGACTCAGGCGTCGTACACCCATCACGCGGTCTTCGACCTCAAACCGGAAACCGACGTCTACTGGTGCACGGCGGACATCGGCTGGGTGACCGGGCATTCGTACATCGTCTACGGGCCGTTGTCCAACGGCGCGACCCAGCTGATGTACGAGGGCACCCCGGACACCCCGCACAAGGGCCGGTTCTGGGAACTGGTGCAGAAGTACAAGATCAGCATCATCTACACCGCGCCGACGCTGATCCGCACCATGATGAAGTGGGGCGAGGACATCCCGGCCGGGTACGACCTGAGTTCGCTGCGGCTGCTCGGCAGCGTCGGTGAGCCGATCAACCCGGAAGCCTGGATGTGGTACCGCGAGCACATCGGCGGCGGCCGGTGCCCGATCGTGGACACCTGGTGGCAGACCGAGACCGGGGCCGTCATGATCTCCCCGTTGCCCGGGGTGACCGCGACCAAGCCGGGTTCGGCGATGACCCCGCTGCCGGGGATCAGCGCCGACGTGGTCGACGACCAGGGTGCGTCGGTGCCCGACGGGGGCGGCGGCTACCTGGTGCTGCGCGAACCGTGGCCGTCGATGCTGCGGACGATCTGGGGTGACGACCAGCGGTTCATCGACACCTACTGGTCCCGTTTCGACACGATGTACTTCGCCGGCGACGGGGCCAAGAAGGACACCGACGGGCACATCTGGCTACTCGGCCGGGTCGACGACGTGATGCTGGTGTCGGGGCACAACATCTCCACCACCGAGGTGGAGTCGGCGCTCGTGTCGCACCCGGCGGTGGCGGAGGCGGCAGTGGTCGGCGCCACCGACCCGACGACCGGTCAGGCCATCGTCGCGTTCACCATCCCACGTGGCAGCGCCGACGTCGCCGGCGAGGCGGGCGAGACGTTGATCAAGGAGCTTCGGGACCACGTCGCCCGTACGCTCGGGCCGATCGCCAAGCCCCGGCAGATCATGCTGGTGCCGGAGCTGCCCAAGACCCGCTCGGGCAAGATCATGCGTCGGTTGCTCCGGGACGTCGCCGAGAACCGCTCCCTGGGTGACGTGACCACCCTGCAGGACTCCACCGTGATGGACCTGATCTCGTCGGGGATGCAGGGCACCAAATCCGACGAGGACTGA